In a single window of the Sesamum indicum cultivar Zhongzhi No. 13 linkage group LG16, S_indicum_v1.0, whole genome shotgun sequence genome:
- the LOC105178711 gene encoding nucleolar protein 10-like produces the protein MRHKNPRKKTPLIKRKLPKVNRALAARLLEEEEELNENMGADDADVQKTSKKKKGLTSEVFKHERFTAMFENKVFHRGSVYAKVQKLASLDCCC, from the exons ATGcgacacaaaaatccaagaaagaaaactccactg ATTAAGAGGAAGCTGCCAAAAGTTAATCGGGCTCTGGCAGCCCGActtcttgaggaggaggaagagctgAATGAGAATATGGGagctgatgatgcagatgttcagaaaacatcaaagaaaaagaaaggtctcACCAGTGAAGTTTTCAAACATGAGAGGTTTACagctatgtttgaaaataaggtatttcatAGAGGTTCTGTTTATGCAAAAGTTCAAAAACTTGCTTCTCTTGATTGCTGctgttag